Proteins found in one Neodiprion lecontei isolate iyNeoLeco1 chromosome 6, iyNeoLeco1.1, whole genome shotgun sequence genomic segment:
- the LOC107218515 gene encoding protein O-mannosyl-transferase Tmtc3 isoform X1, translating to MGVPARGAIAAMVAIAAFTVYLNSLGCGFVFDDISAIKDNRDLRPHTPLKNVFYNDFWGTPMHKEQSHKSYRPLCVLTFRWNYLIHQLDPMGYHLLNVLLHVGVCLLYFRMCLMFLPDPASFVSALLFAVHPIHTEAVTGVVGRAETLSSLFYLAAFITYTKSCKSKRSTGWRSLILSMLFVLTAMLCKEQGITATAVCVLYEIFVVQKVRALDIILAIKSALGGKKISPSWSGEGTKRLTALTLVTFCLLILRLQIMGSKLPVFTRFDNPASVAPSPARQFTYNYLASVNLRLLFLPIDLCCDWTMGTIPLIETLTDPRNLATIASHATLAGLLATAILTRSRQTSVVLIMSLAMMILPFLPASNLFFPVGFVIAERVLYAPSMGFCMLIGYGWGIISDKRYKKISLFLLITLLVAHSTKTYIRNYDWIDEYSIFMSGLKVNNRNAKLFNNVGHALESQGRFKEALNFFNMAVKVQGDDIGAHINVGRTYNHLKMFKEAEDAYLKAKSLLPKAKPGESYQARIAPNHLNVFVNLANLIAKNATRLEEADLLYRQAISMRADYTQAYINRGDVLIKLNRTKEAQEVYERALFYDSNNPDIYYNLGVVFLEQGKASQALAYLDKALEFDPEHEQALLNSAILLQELGRAELRKVARERLLKLLRKDSNNERVHFNLGMLAMDDRDSADAERWFRNAVALKEDFRSALFNLALLLADEQRPLEAAPFLNQLVRFHPDHVKGLILLGDIYINNIKDLDAAENCYRRILQLDPANIQGLHNLCVVMVERGKLGLAAQCLERAAALAPQQDYVHRHLAIVRARISRTPPEQRDTEIFDDSFWNSNKREGSYNSDPMGGEFLANPDTVFLNHASAVHSHTSSEPSIGDTLNNHMMHLKGPPKSTRMAKSVARDAKVNGQGDGQTSSQVTNVVESGADGVFDELLGTDVRDIEISQKLGSKLMTADGSTGEPVVKADQYNQSTTLPVKKHAGKIQQTKDSSVA from the exons ATGGGAGTGCCTGCGCGCGGTGCCATCGCGGCGATGGTCGCCATAGCTGCATTCACCGTATACCTGAACAGCCTCGGCTGCGGCTTCGTCTTCGACGACATTTCGGCGATAAAGGACAACCGCGACCTGCGGCCCCATACGCCCCTGAAAAATGTGTTCTACAACGATTTCTGGGGCACCCCGATGCACAAG GAGCAGTCGCACAAGTCTTACAGACCGTTATGCGTCCTCACATTTAGATGGAATTATTTGATACATCAACTAGATCCGATGGGATATCACTTGCTCAACGTTTTACTGCACGTTGGAGTATGCCTGCTATATTTCAG AATGTGTTTGATGTTCTTACCCGATCCAGCGAGCTTCGTGTCGGCGCTCTTATTCGCCGTTCATCCGATACATACGGAAGCC GTTACCGGAGTTGTTGGCAGAGCGGAAACCCTCTCGTCGCTATTTTATTTAGCCGCTTTCATAACTTATACAAAAAGTTGCAAAAGCAAGAGATCGACTG GGTGGAGGTCGCTGATACTGTCAATGTTATTTGTGCTTACTGCAATGCTATGCAAGGAACAAGGCATTACAGCAACAGCAGTTTGTGTCCTATATGAGATTTTTGTTGTTCAAAAG GTCAGAGCGTTGGACATTATTCTCGCAATAAAGTCCGCGCTCGGGGGTAAGAAAATATCTCCATCGTGGTCGGGGGAGGGTACAAAAAGATTGACCGCCCTCACTCTGGTTACTTTTTGCCTCCTGATTCTAAGACTGCAGATAATGGGCTCTAAACTGCCAGTATTCACGAG ATTCGACAATCCAGCCTCGGTAGCGCCTTCACCTGCCAGACAATTCACCTACAATTATCTAGCTTCCGTAAACCTGCGCCTGCTGTTTCTACCCATTGATCTGTGCTGCGATTGGACAATGGGGACGATACCTCTGATAGAAACTCTGACGGATCCGAGAAATTTGGCGACGATAGCCAGCCACGCGACTTTGGCGGGACTTCTAGCGACGGCCATTCTGACTCGCAGCCGACAAACATCCGTCGTGCTGATAATG AGTCTGGCGATGATGATCCTCCCATTTTTGCCAGCATCGAACTTGTTCTTTCCCGTCGGATTCGTAATCGCCGAGAGAGTCTTGTACGCGCCATCCATGGGCTTCTGCATGCTAATTGGTTACGGGTGGGGTATAATCTCGGACAAGAG ATACAAGAAGATCTCTCTGTTCTTACTGATCACGTTGCTCGTCGCTCATTCGACCAAAACGTACATACGGAATTACGACTGGATAGACGAGTACTCGATATTCATGTCGGGACTGAAGGTGAACAATCGAAATGCCAAGTTGTTCAATAATGTTGGACATGCTCTCGAAAGCCAAGGTCGATTCAAGGAAGCGTTGAACTTTTTCAACATGGCCGTCAAGGTACAAGGCGACGATATCGGCGCCCATATCAACGTCGGAAGAACCTACAATCACCTGAAAATGTTCAAGGAAGCCGAAGACGCGTACTTGAAG GCGAAGTCTTTACTGCCGAAAGCAAAACCGGGTGAATCGTATCAAGCTCGCATAGCCCCGAATCATCTGAACGTGTTCGTGAATCTGGCAAATCTTATAGCGAAAAACGCGACCAGACTCGAAGAAGCGGATCTGCTTTACAGACAGGCGATCAGTATGCGCGCCGATTATACCCAGGCTTACATAAACCGGGGAGACGTTTTGATAAAGCTTAACCGTACTAAGGAGGCGCAGGAGGTTTACGAGAGAGCCCTATTTTACGACAGTAATAACCCGGACATTTATTATAAC CTCGGAGTTGTATTCTTGGAACAAGGAAAAGCCTCGCAAGCTCTGGCCTACTTAGATAAGGCGCTGGAATTTGACCCAGAACACGAGCAAGCCTTGTTGAACTCAGCTATACTCCTGCAAGAGTTGGGACGTGCCGAGTTGCGGAAAGTTGCACGGGAACGTCTGCTGAAACTGTTGAGAAAG GACTCCAACAACGAGCGTGTGCACTTCAACCTGGGGATGCTGGCGATGGACGATCGAGACAGCGCCGACGCCGAAAGGTGGTTCCGCAACGCGGTAGCCCTGAAGGAAGACTTTCGCTCGGCTCTTTTCAACCTGGCGCTGTTGCTGGCCGACGAACAGCGTCCCCTGGAAGCCGCGCCGTTCCTCAATCAGTTGGTCAGATTTCATCCCGACCACGTGAAGGGGCTGATTCTCCTCGGTGACATCTACATAAATAACATAAAGGACCTGGACGCCGCTGAGAAC TGTTACCGGCGAATCCTTCAACTCGATCCGGCGAATATCCAGGGCTTGCACAACCTTTGCGTGGTGATGGTCGAACGTGGGAAGCTCGGTCTCGCCGCCCAGTGTTTGGAGCGTGCCGCAGCTCTCGCACCTCAGCAGGACTACGTTCATCGGCATTTGGCGATAGTCAGAGCCCGGATAAGTCGCACACCGCCGGAGCAACGGGATACGGAAATATTCGACGACTCGTTTTGGAACAGCAACAAGCGTGAAGGGAGCTACAACAGCGACCCGATGGGTGGTGAGTTCCTCGCGAACCCTGATACGGTGTTCCTGAACCACGCGTCCGCGGTTCACAGCCACACGAGCAGCGAGCCGAGCATCGGAGACACGCTGAACAACCACATGATGCACCTAAAGGGACCGCCCAAGTCCACCAGGATGGCTAAGAGCGTCGCTCGGGATGCGAAGGTCAACGGTCAAGGCGATGGTCAGACGTCTTCGCAGGTGACCAACGTCGTCGAGTCCGGAGCGGACGGGGTTTTCGACGAACTCCTCGGCACCGACGTCAGGGACATCGAAATAAGTCAAAAGCTAGGCTCGAAATTGATGACCGCGGATGGAAGCACGGGCGAGCCGGTCGTCAAGGCGGACCAATATAATCAAAGCACGACGCTGCCGGTTAAAAAACACGCCGGTAAAATTCAACAGACAAAGGACAGCTCGGTCGCATAG
- the LOC107218515 gene encoding protein O-mannosyl-transferase Tmtc3 isoform X2 — protein sequence MGYHLLNVLLHVGVCLLYFRMCLMFLPDPASFVSALLFAVHPIHTEAVTGVVGRAETLSSLFYLAAFITYTKSCKSKRSTGWRSLILSMLFVLTAMLCKEQGITATAVCVLYEIFVVQKVRALDIILAIKSALGGKKISPSWSGEGTKRLTALTLVTFCLLILRLQIMGSKLPVFTRFDNPASVAPSPARQFTYNYLASVNLRLLFLPIDLCCDWTMGTIPLIETLTDPRNLATIASHATLAGLLATAILTRSRQTSVVLIMSLAMMILPFLPASNLFFPVGFVIAERVLYAPSMGFCMLIGYGWGIISDKRYKKISLFLLITLLVAHSTKTYIRNYDWIDEYSIFMSGLKVNNRNAKLFNNVGHALESQGRFKEALNFFNMAVKVQGDDIGAHINVGRTYNHLKMFKEAEDAYLKAKSLLPKAKPGESYQARIAPNHLNVFVNLANLIAKNATRLEEADLLYRQAISMRADYTQAYINRGDVLIKLNRTKEAQEVYERALFYDSNNPDIYYNLGVVFLEQGKASQALAYLDKALEFDPEHEQALLNSAILLQELGRAELRKVARERLLKLLRKDSNNERVHFNLGMLAMDDRDSADAERWFRNAVALKEDFRSALFNLALLLADEQRPLEAAPFLNQLVRFHPDHVKGLILLGDIYINNIKDLDAAENCYRRILQLDPANIQGLHNLCVVMVERGKLGLAAQCLERAAALAPQQDYVHRHLAIVRARISRTPPEQRDTEIFDDSFWNSNKREGSYNSDPMGGEFLANPDTVFLNHASAVHSHTSSEPSIGDTLNNHMMHLKGPPKSTRMAKSVARDAKVNGQGDGQTSSQVTNVVESGADGVFDELLGTDVRDIEISQKLGSKLMTADGSTGEPVVKADQYNQSTTLPVKKHAGKIQQTKDSSVA from the exons ATGGGATATCACTTGCTCAACGTTTTACTGCACGTTGGAGTATGCCTGCTATATTTCAG AATGTGTTTGATGTTCTTACCCGATCCAGCGAGCTTCGTGTCGGCGCTCTTATTCGCCGTTCATCCGATACATACGGAAGCC GTTACCGGAGTTGTTGGCAGAGCGGAAACCCTCTCGTCGCTATTTTATTTAGCCGCTTTCATAACTTATACAAAAAGTTGCAAAAGCAAGAGATCGACTG GGTGGAGGTCGCTGATACTGTCAATGTTATTTGTGCTTACTGCAATGCTATGCAAGGAACAAGGCATTACAGCAACAGCAGTTTGTGTCCTATATGAGATTTTTGTTGTTCAAAAG GTCAGAGCGTTGGACATTATTCTCGCAATAAAGTCCGCGCTCGGGGGTAAGAAAATATCTCCATCGTGGTCGGGGGAGGGTACAAAAAGATTGACCGCCCTCACTCTGGTTACTTTTTGCCTCCTGATTCTAAGACTGCAGATAATGGGCTCTAAACTGCCAGTATTCACGAG ATTCGACAATCCAGCCTCGGTAGCGCCTTCACCTGCCAGACAATTCACCTACAATTATCTAGCTTCCGTAAACCTGCGCCTGCTGTTTCTACCCATTGATCTGTGCTGCGATTGGACAATGGGGACGATACCTCTGATAGAAACTCTGACGGATCCGAGAAATTTGGCGACGATAGCCAGCCACGCGACTTTGGCGGGACTTCTAGCGACGGCCATTCTGACTCGCAGCCGACAAACATCCGTCGTGCTGATAATG AGTCTGGCGATGATGATCCTCCCATTTTTGCCAGCATCGAACTTGTTCTTTCCCGTCGGATTCGTAATCGCCGAGAGAGTCTTGTACGCGCCATCCATGGGCTTCTGCATGCTAATTGGTTACGGGTGGGGTATAATCTCGGACAAGAG ATACAAGAAGATCTCTCTGTTCTTACTGATCACGTTGCTCGTCGCTCATTCGACCAAAACGTACATACGGAATTACGACTGGATAGACGAGTACTCGATATTCATGTCGGGACTGAAGGTGAACAATCGAAATGCCAAGTTGTTCAATAATGTTGGACATGCTCTCGAAAGCCAAGGTCGATTCAAGGAAGCGTTGAACTTTTTCAACATGGCCGTCAAGGTACAAGGCGACGATATCGGCGCCCATATCAACGTCGGAAGAACCTACAATCACCTGAAAATGTTCAAGGAAGCCGAAGACGCGTACTTGAAG GCGAAGTCTTTACTGCCGAAAGCAAAACCGGGTGAATCGTATCAAGCTCGCATAGCCCCGAATCATCTGAACGTGTTCGTGAATCTGGCAAATCTTATAGCGAAAAACGCGACCAGACTCGAAGAAGCGGATCTGCTTTACAGACAGGCGATCAGTATGCGCGCCGATTATACCCAGGCTTACATAAACCGGGGAGACGTTTTGATAAAGCTTAACCGTACTAAGGAGGCGCAGGAGGTTTACGAGAGAGCCCTATTTTACGACAGTAATAACCCGGACATTTATTATAAC CTCGGAGTTGTATTCTTGGAACAAGGAAAAGCCTCGCAAGCTCTGGCCTACTTAGATAAGGCGCTGGAATTTGACCCAGAACACGAGCAAGCCTTGTTGAACTCAGCTATACTCCTGCAAGAGTTGGGACGTGCCGAGTTGCGGAAAGTTGCACGGGAACGTCTGCTGAAACTGTTGAGAAAG GACTCCAACAACGAGCGTGTGCACTTCAACCTGGGGATGCTGGCGATGGACGATCGAGACAGCGCCGACGCCGAAAGGTGGTTCCGCAACGCGGTAGCCCTGAAGGAAGACTTTCGCTCGGCTCTTTTCAACCTGGCGCTGTTGCTGGCCGACGAACAGCGTCCCCTGGAAGCCGCGCCGTTCCTCAATCAGTTGGTCAGATTTCATCCCGACCACGTGAAGGGGCTGATTCTCCTCGGTGACATCTACATAAATAACATAAAGGACCTGGACGCCGCTGAGAAC TGTTACCGGCGAATCCTTCAACTCGATCCGGCGAATATCCAGGGCTTGCACAACCTTTGCGTGGTGATGGTCGAACGTGGGAAGCTCGGTCTCGCCGCCCAGTGTTTGGAGCGTGCCGCAGCTCTCGCACCTCAGCAGGACTACGTTCATCGGCATTTGGCGATAGTCAGAGCCCGGATAAGTCGCACACCGCCGGAGCAACGGGATACGGAAATATTCGACGACTCGTTTTGGAACAGCAACAAGCGTGAAGGGAGCTACAACAGCGACCCGATGGGTGGTGAGTTCCTCGCGAACCCTGATACGGTGTTCCTGAACCACGCGTCCGCGGTTCACAGCCACACGAGCAGCGAGCCGAGCATCGGAGACACGCTGAACAACCACATGATGCACCTAAAGGGACCGCCCAAGTCCACCAGGATGGCTAAGAGCGTCGCTCGGGATGCGAAGGTCAACGGTCAAGGCGATGGTCAGACGTCTTCGCAGGTGACCAACGTCGTCGAGTCCGGAGCGGACGGGGTTTTCGACGAACTCCTCGGCACCGACGTCAGGGACATCGAAATAAGTCAAAAGCTAGGCTCGAAATTGATGACCGCGGATGGAAGCACGGGCGAGCCGGTCGTCAAGGCGGACCAATATAATCAAAGCACGACGCTGCCGGTTAAAAAACACGCCGGTAAAATTCAACAGACAAAGGACAGCTCGGTCGCATAG
- the LOC107218498 gene encoding vascular endothelial growth factor receptor 1 isoform X1, with product MTYARFDVALKLNRSCEILFLKVEDQRLLFCQLYEMRCITATWILILLVALLRDTESRKPTMIPEKEQLVIKEGDELRLSCRGDGPIQFSTMKLSGDNRQSNYTIVSGNNKGEHTFVVPHAAAVDTGWYGCAEDGITIINDEQTIERPGENISWIYVFVNSANRSFANKVDLAGSEIIRLPGSSFVIPCRTTAEDLKPKFLYFYTEANPAEHGFRFDPKIGFIKDEVGVEDYGDYTCAYPFPNNVEKDEEQTYHLELDLDDLKPPFVDENEFHHLVWGRNQTITCNISSETHNWDEDIYYLKWTAPSSVPETRLVHKNPTAESAQLTIINVEESDSGLYICTVMGQFRSKSIPIKVQFHDPNRPHLKVIESSENATFVNVTEKSTAVWAIDIDTYPKATVTWLSKDKTVITDTSKYSHTVHGLRHKFQISDVRITDVGVYTIHIDTSNQTRDCELVLMVQAAPVAHIGESSSYYALGETARFSCYTSGSPLPNITWSYLEYPAFPSKTIVNHANFSKISNELSEFSTVDLVSHANITINMAGDLICKSCNNIDCVEVIQSIFVSDGNGSFGIIDPGYVVEGDNIDVTCGASVHNYTDDITWDVKNASRNGSVIINKRKTNFTFQSILVLKNVQKSDSGDYFCKAVNKNNHDETVVYHLSVLDAHAPSIIESNMNNSEISIDLGKDEKATRRLTCSVEGMPFPEITWLKDGDRLENNEQYVISPNKSELHIRYFFGTDSGNYSCRAKSRLGVSEKSLRLLIKEAPRNNAVWIGLICVLIAMIVGVVIYMRFKVKREERLKQEYRNMALSQLQQRSPDFNLNDEDELLPIDQVATARPQL from the exons ATGACGTACGCACG TTTTGACGTGGCTCTGAAGCTCAACCGATCCTGTGAAATATTATTCCTGAAAGTCGAAGATCAAAGGCTGCTATTTTGTCAGCTATACGAGATGCGGTGCATTACGGCAACCTGGATTTTGATCCTGTTAGTGGCATTGTTAAGAG ATACCGAGTCACGGAAGCCGACGATGATCCCTGAAAAAGAGCAGCTTGTTATTAAAGAGGGAGACGAGCTGAGATTGTCTTGTCGGGGTGACGGCCCGATTCAATTTTCTACCATGAAGCTGTCGGGAGAC aaTCGGCAATCGAATTATACTATCGTTTCCGGTAACAATAAGGGTGAACATACCTTCGTTGTACCTCATGCAGCGGCAGTGGACACCGGATGGTACGGTTGCGCCGAGGACGGAATAACTATTATCAATGATGAGCAAACGATCGAACGTCCCGGCGAAAATATTAGTTGGATTTATGTCTTCGTGAACT CCGCGAACCGATCATTTGCTAATAAAGTGGATCTTGCGGGTTCAGAGATAATCAGATTGCCTGGAAGTTCCTTTGTCATACCGTGTCGGACAACGGCGGAAGAcctgaaaccaaaatttctcTACTTTTATACG GAAGCAAATCCGGCGGAACACGGTTTCAGATTCGATCCGAAAATAGGATTCATTAAAGATGAAGTCGGCGTCGAGGACTATGGGGATTACACTTGTGCATATCCGTTCCCCAATAATGTCGAAAAAGACGAAGAACAGACTTATCACTTGGAGTTAG ATCTCGACGATTTAAAGCCTCCGTTCGTCGATGAGAACGAATTCCATCACTTGGTGTGGGGAAGAAATCAGACTATCACCTGCAACATCAGTTCTGAAACTCACAACTGGGATGAGGATATTTATTACCTGAAGTGGACAGCACCGAGTTCAGTACCG GAAACAAGATTGGTTCACAAGAATCCTACCGCAGAGAGTGCTCAATTGACAATAATAAACGTTGAAGAAAGTGATAGCGGGCTATATATTTGTACCGTGATGGGACAATTCAGGAGCAAAAGTATACCGATAAAGGTTCAATTTCACG ATCCTAATCGTCCACATCTCAAGGTAATCGAATCCAGTGAGAATGCCACATTTGTAAACGTTACCGAAAAATCAACAGCAGTTTGGGCGATAGATATTGACACGTATCCCAAAGCAACGGTGACATG GCTCTCTAAGGACAAAACGGTAATTACCGATACAAGCAAGTACTCGCATACTGTACACGGATTACGTCACAAGTTCCAAATATCCGACGTGAGAATTACTGATGTAGGAGTCTACACAATCCACATCGACACTTCGAACCAAACTAGAGACTGCGAACTCGTACTAATGGTTCAAG CCGCACCGGTGGCTCACATCGGTGAATCTTCGTCATATTATGCACTGGGAGAGACCGCGAGATTTTCTTGTTATACTTCAGGTTCACCGTTACCGAATATAACATGGAGTTACTTGGAATACCCCGCTTTTCCGTCAAAGACCATTGTCAATCATGCAAATTTTTCG AAAATATCAAACGAACTTTCCGAATTTTCCACCGTTGACTTGGTTTCACATGCCAATATAACGATCAACATGGCGGGAGATCTGATATGTAAAAGCTGCAATAACATCGACTGTGTCGAAGTTATTCAATCAATATTCGTTTCCG ATGGAAATGGATCCTTCGGTATAATTGATCCAGGCTACGTTGTGGAAGGTGATAACATCGATGTTACGTGCGGCGCTTCTGTTCACAATTATACCGATGACATTACATGGGACGTGAAGAACGCTTCCAGAAACG GAAGCGTGATAATCAATAAGCGGAAGACGAACTTCACGTTTCAGTCAAttcttgtattaaaaaatgtgcaaaaaTCGGATTCAGGAGATTATTTTTGCAAAGCCGTAAATAAGAATAATCACGATGAGACGGTTGTATATCATTTGTCGGTACTGG ACGCGCATGCGCCGTCAATCATCGAATcgaatatgaataattctgaaatttcAATCGACCTAGGAAAGGATGAGAAGGCTACTCGTAGACTGACTTGCTCTGTCGAGGGAATGCCCTTTCCAGAAATAACATGGCTCAAG GACGGTGACCGGCTTGAAAATAACGAACAGTACGTCATTTCACCGAACAAGTCTGAGCTGCATATAAGATACTTCTTTGGTACTGACAGTGGAAATTACTCTTGCCGAGCGAAAAGTCGTCTTGGCGTTAGTGAGAAATCTTTGAGACTTTTGATCAAAG AAGCACCTCGTAACAATGCAGTCTGGATCGGTTTGATCTGTGTTCTCATCGCAATGATTGTCGGAGTGGTCATTTACATGAGATTCAAAGTAAAGCGAGAAGAg CGTTTGAAGCAAGAGTATCGTAACATGGCACTTTCGCAACTTCAACAAAGGTCACCCGATTTCAATCTCAACGATGAAGATGAGCTGTTGCCCATTGATCAGGTCGCAACAGCGCGGCCACAACTCTAA
- the LOC107218498 gene encoding vascular endothelial growth factor receptor 1 isoform X2: MRCITATWILILLVALLRDTESRKPTMIPEKEQLVIKEGDELRLSCRGDGPIQFSTMKLSGDNRQSNYTIVSGNNKGEHTFVVPHAAAVDTGWYGCAEDGITIINDEQTIERPGENISWIYVFVNSANRSFANKVDLAGSEIIRLPGSSFVIPCRTTAEDLKPKFLYFYTEANPAEHGFRFDPKIGFIKDEVGVEDYGDYTCAYPFPNNVEKDEEQTYHLELDLDDLKPPFVDENEFHHLVWGRNQTITCNISSETHNWDEDIYYLKWTAPSSVPETRLVHKNPTAESAQLTIINVEESDSGLYICTVMGQFRSKSIPIKVQFHDPNRPHLKVIESSENATFVNVTEKSTAVWAIDIDTYPKATVTWLSKDKTVITDTSKYSHTVHGLRHKFQISDVRITDVGVYTIHIDTSNQTRDCELVLMVQAAPVAHIGESSSYYALGETARFSCYTSGSPLPNITWSYLEYPAFPSKTIVNHANFSKISNELSEFSTVDLVSHANITINMAGDLICKSCNNIDCVEVIQSIFVSDGNGSFGIIDPGYVVEGDNIDVTCGASVHNYTDDITWDVKNASRNGSVIINKRKTNFTFQSILVLKNVQKSDSGDYFCKAVNKNNHDETVVYHLSVLDAHAPSIIESNMNNSEISIDLGKDEKATRRLTCSVEGMPFPEITWLKDGDRLENNEQYVISPNKSELHIRYFFGTDSGNYSCRAKSRLGVSEKSLRLLIKEAPRNNAVWIGLICVLIAMIVGVVIYMRFKVKREERLKQEYRNMALSQLQQRSPDFNLNDEDELLPIDQVATARPQL, from the exons ATGCGGTGCATTACGGCAACCTGGATTTTGATCCTGTTAGTGGCATTGTTAAGAG ATACCGAGTCACGGAAGCCGACGATGATCCCTGAAAAAGAGCAGCTTGTTATTAAAGAGGGAGACGAGCTGAGATTGTCTTGTCGGGGTGACGGCCCGATTCAATTTTCTACCATGAAGCTGTCGGGAGAC aaTCGGCAATCGAATTATACTATCGTTTCCGGTAACAATAAGGGTGAACATACCTTCGTTGTACCTCATGCAGCGGCAGTGGACACCGGATGGTACGGTTGCGCCGAGGACGGAATAACTATTATCAATGATGAGCAAACGATCGAACGTCCCGGCGAAAATATTAGTTGGATTTATGTCTTCGTGAACT CCGCGAACCGATCATTTGCTAATAAAGTGGATCTTGCGGGTTCAGAGATAATCAGATTGCCTGGAAGTTCCTTTGTCATACCGTGTCGGACAACGGCGGAAGAcctgaaaccaaaatttctcTACTTTTATACG GAAGCAAATCCGGCGGAACACGGTTTCAGATTCGATCCGAAAATAGGATTCATTAAAGATGAAGTCGGCGTCGAGGACTATGGGGATTACACTTGTGCATATCCGTTCCCCAATAATGTCGAAAAAGACGAAGAACAGACTTATCACTTGGAGTTAG ATCTCGACGATTTAAAGCCTCCGTTCGTCGATGAGAACGAATTCCATCACTTGGTGTGGGGAAGAAATCAGACTATCACCTGCAACATCAGTTCTGAAACTCACAACTGGGATGAGGATATTTATTACCTGAAGTGGACAGCACCGAGTTCAGTACCG GAAACAAGATTGGTTCACAAGAATCCTACCGCAGAGAGTGCTCAATTGACAATAATAAACGTTGAAGAAAGTGATAGCGGGCTATATATTTGTACCGTGATGGGACAATTCAGGAGCAAAAGTATACCGATAAAGGTTCAATTTCACG ATCCTAATCGTCCACATCTCAAGGTAATCGAATCCAGTGAGAATGCCACATTTGTAAACGTTACCGAAAAATCAACAGCAGTTTGGGCGATAGATATTGACACGTATCCCAAAGCAACGGTGACATG GCTCTCTAAGGACAAAACGGTAATTACCGATACAAGCAAGTACTCGCATACTGTACACGGATTACGTCACAAGTTCCAAATATCCGACGTGAGAATTACTGATGTAGGAGTCTACACAATCCACATCGACACTTCGAACCAAACTAGAGACTGCGAACTCGTACTAATGGTTCAAG CCGCACCGGTGGCTCACATCGGTGAATCTTCGTCATATTATGCACTGGGAGAGACCGCGAGATTTTCTTGTTATACTTCAGGTTCACCGTTACCGAATATAACATGGAGTTACTTGGAATACCCCGCTTTTCCGTCAAAGACCATTGTCAATCATGCAAATTTTTCG AAAATATCAAACGAACTTTCCGAATTTTCCACCGTTGACTTGGTTTCACATGCCAATATAACGATCAACATGGCGGGAGATCTGATATGTAAAAGCTGCAATAACATCGACTGTGTCGAAGTTATTCAATCAATATTCGTTTCCG ATGGAAATGGATCCTTCGGTATAATTGATCCAGGCTACGTTGTGGAAGGTGATAACATCGATGTTACGTGCGGCGCTTCTGTTCACAATTATACCGATGACATTACATGGGACGTGAAGAACGCTTCCAGAAACG GAAGCGTGATAATCAATAAGCGGAAGACGAACTTCACGTTTCAGTCAAttcttgtattaaaaaatgtgcaaaaaTCGGATTCAGGAGATTATTTTTGCAAAGCCGTAAATAAGAATAATCACGATGAGACGGTTGTATATCATTTGTCGGTACTGG ACGCGCATGCGCCGTCAATCATCGAATcgaatatgaataattctgaaatttcAATCGACCTAGGAAAGGATGAGAAGGCTACTCGTAGACTGACTTGCTCTGTCGAGGGAATGCCCTTTCCAGAAATAACATGGCTCAAG GACGGTGACCGGCTTGAAAATAACGAACAGTACGTCATTTCACCGAACAAGTCTGAGCTGCATATAAGATACTTCTTTGGTACTGACAGTGGAAATTACTCTTGCCGAGCGAAAAGTCGTCTTGGCGTTAGTGAGAAATCTTTGAGACTTTTGATCAAAG AAGCACCTCGTAACAATGCAGTCTGGATCGGTTTGATCTGTGTTCTCATCGCAATGATTGTCGGAGTGGTCATTTACATGAGATTCAAAGTAAAGCGAGAAGAg CGTTTGAAGCAAGAGTATCGTAACATGGCACTTTCGCAACTTCAACAAAGGTCACCCGATTTCAATCTCAACGATGAAGATGAGCTGTTGCCCATTGATCAGGTCGCAACAGCGCGGCCACAACTCTAA